A portion of the Channa argus isolate prfri chromosome 19, Channa argus male v1.0, whole genome shotgun sequence genome contains these proteins:
- the itgb1a gene encoding integrin beta-1a isoform X1 — MNLKLLMMSILLHIIICYSSTSKEGNECINANAKHCGECIQAGAKCGWCKDPDFLKQGETVSTRCDELQSLMKRGCDVALIENPRGEQKTLKNKTVTHRRKGQEKLKPEDITQIQPQKLTLTLRSGEPQSFDLKFKRAEDYPIDLYYLMDLSFSMKDDLENVKNLGTSLMLEMSKITSDFRIGFGSFVEKTVMPYISTTPAKLLNPCTGDQNCTSPFSYKNVLKLTSDGKKFNTLVGQQHISGNLDSPEGGFDAIMQVAVCGEQIGWRNVTRLLVFSTDAGFHFAGDGKLGGIVLPNDGKCHLENNIYTMSHYYDYPSIAHLVQKLSDNNIQTIFAVTEEFQPVYKELKNLIPKSAVGTLSANSSNVINLIIDAYNSLSSEVILENSKLPEGVTIAYISRCKNGVVSEGENGRKCSNISIGDEVMFSISVTSKGCPKQGKPETIKIKPLGFTEEVEITLNFICECECHKEGIKSNQFCHFGNGTYECGACKCNEGRVGRQCECSTNDVATEDMDRTCRKDNGTDICSNNGDCVCGTCECKKRDNPEERYSGQYCECDNFNCDRSGNKLCGGHGRCECRMCICDPMWTGSACDCSMDSSTCMASNQQICNGRGTCECGTCKCTDPKFQGPTCETCPTCPGVCTEHKECVQCRAFGTGEKKDTCERDCSYFNLIKVKDRDKLPQPTDTSYPVMHCKERDANDCWFYYTYAVNNNTEKEVHVVDTLDCPAGPDIIPIVAGVVAGIVLIGLALLLIWKLLMIIHDRREFAKFEKEKMNAKWDTQENPIYKSPINQFQNPHYGRKAAVL, encoded by the exons AAATGCCAAACACTGCGGGGAGTGTATCCAGGCTGGAGCCAAATGTGGCTGGTGCAAAGACCCA GACTTTCTGAAACAGGGTGAGACTGTGTCAACTCGttgtgatgagctgcagtctCTGATGAAACGGGGTTGTGATGTAGCACTGATTGAGAACCCACGTGGAGAACAGAAGACCCTCAAGAATAAAACTGTGACACATCGCAGAAAGGGACAGGAAAAACTAAAACCGGAAGACATCACTCAAATCCAGCCTCAGAAACTCACCCTCACCCTCCGTTCTg GTGAGCCCCAGTCTTTTGATTTGAAGTTCAAACGAGCAGAAGATTATCCCATCGACCTGTACTACTTGATGGACTTGTCGTTCTCAATGAAGGACGATCTGGAGAATGTTAAGAACCTGGGAACCAGCCTGATGCTGGAGATGTCAAAGATCACCTCTGACTTCAGGATAG GTTTTGGTTCCTTTGTGGAGAAGACAGTCATGCCATACATCAGCACCACCCCTGCCAAGCTGCTGAACCCATGCACAGGTGATCAGAACTGCACCAGCCCCTTCAGCTACAAAAATGTTCTCAAACTGACCAGTGATGGAAAGAAGTTCAACACCCTGGTAGGCCAGCAGCATATCTCTGGAAATCTAGACTCTCCGGAGGGGGGCTTTGATGCCATCATGCAAGTGGCTGTGTGTGGG GAGCAGATTGGTTGGAGGAATGTGACTCGTTTGCTAGTGTTCTCCACTGATGCTGGTTTCCACTTTGCTGGTGATGGCAAACTGGGTGGTATTGTACTTCCTAATGATGGAAAATGTCACCTGGAgaacaatatttacacaatgAGCCACTATTAT GACTATCCCTCTATTGCTCACCTGGTTCAGAAACTTAGTGACAACAACATTCAGACTATCTTTGCAGTCACAGAGGAGTTCCAGCCTGTTTACAAA GAATTGAAAAACCTAATACCAAAGTCTGCAGTGGGGACCCTGTCTGCCAACTCAAGCAATGTAATCAACCTTATTATAGATGCTTACAAT TCTCTCTCGTCTGAGGTTATTTTGGAGAACAGCAAACTTCCAGAGGGAGTGACCATAGCGTACATATCCCGTTGTAAGAATGGAGTGGTTAGTGAGGGCGAAAATGGACGGAAATGCTCCAATATCTCCATTGGAGATGAG GTAATGTTTAGCATCAGTGTGACATCAAAGGGCTGTCCAAAACAAGGAAAGCCTGAGACTATTAAGATTAAGCCCCTGGGATTCACAGAGGAGGTGGAGATTACTCTAAATTTcatctgtgagtgtgaatgccaCAAAGAGGGTATCAAAAGCAATCAGTTCTGCCACTTTGGTAACGGTACCTATGAGTGTGGAGCCTGCAA GTGTAATGAAGGACGTGTGGGTAGACAGTGCGAATGCAGCACCAATGACGTAGCTACAGAAGATATGGACCGGACCTGTCGTAAAGACAATGGTACTGACATCTGCAGTAACAACGGAGACTGCGTGTGCGGCACATGTGAATGCAAAAAGAGAGATAACCCCGAGGAGAGGTATAGCGGCCAGTATTGTGAATGTGACAACTTCAACTGTGACCGCTCTGGAAACAAACTGTGTGGAG gACATGGGCGCTGTGAGTGTAGAATGTGTATCTGTGATCCCATGTGGACTGGAAGTGCCTGTGACTGTTCTATGGACAGTAGCACGTGTATGGCCAGCAACCAGCAGATCTGTAATGGCAGAGGAACATGTGAATGTGGCACCTGTAAGTGCACTGACCCTAAATTCCAGGGTCCCACCTGTGAGACTTGCCCCACCTGTCCAGGAGTTTGTACTGAACACAA AGAATGTGTCCAGTGCCGGGCATTTGgaacaggagagaaaaaggatACATGTGAGCGAGACTGCAGCTACTTCAACCTCATTAAAGTGAAGGACAGAGACAAGTTGCCCCAGCCCACTGACACTTCTTACCCTGTGATGCATTGCAAAGAGAGGGACGCCAATGACTGCTGGTTCTACTACACCTACGCTGTGAACAACAACACGGAGAAGGAAGTCCATGTGGTCGACACACTGG ACTGCCCCGCTGGCCCTGACATCATCCCAATAGTGGCAGGTGTGGTCGCTGGTATTGTCCTAATTGGCTTAGCCCTGTTGCTCATCTGGAAGCTGCTCATGATCATTCATGACAGAAGAGAGTTTGCCAAGTTTGAGAAGGAGAAGATGAATGCCAAATGGGATACG CAAGAAAACCCCATATACAAGAGTCCTATCAATCAGTTCCAGAATCCACACTATGGACGTAAAGCTGCTGTCCTTTaa
- the LOC137104803 gene encoding ras-related protein Rab-18 isoform X2, with protein sequence MEEDILTTLKILIIGESGVGKSSLLLRFTDDTFDPEQAATIGVDFKVKTISVDGNKAKLAIWENHELDRAEGLKFARKHSMLFIEASAKTRDGVQCAFEELVEKIIQTPGLWQSENHGRGVQLTDEDAGGGTCGGYCSLV encoded by the exons ATGGAAGAAGATATTCTAACGACactgaaaatattaataataggAGAAAGTGGTGTTGGAAAGTCCAG CCTCCTCTTAAGATTTACAGATGacacatttgacccagagcaagcAGCAACAATAG GAGTTGACTTCAAAGTGAAAACCATTTCTGTGGATGGTAACAAGGCAAAGTTGGCAATATGG GAAAACCACGAACTAGATAGGGCTGAAGGGCTGAAGTTTGCAAGAAAACATTCAATGCTTTTTATAG AGGCGAGTGCAAAGACCAGGGACGGTGTTCAGTGTGCATTTGAGGAGCTGGTGGAGAAGATCATCCAGACTCCTGGCTTATGGCAGAGTGAAAACCACGGCCGAGGAGTCCAGCTCACTGACGAAGATGCAGGGGGTGGAACTTGTGGTGGCTACTGCTCCTTGGTCTga
- the LOC137104803 gene encoding ras-related protein Rab-18 isoform X1 has protein sequence MEEDILTTLKILIIGESGVGKSSLLLRFTDDTFDPEQAATIGVDFKVKTISVDGNKAKLAIWDTAGQERFRTLTPSYYRGAQGVILVYDVTRRETFTKLDNWLNELETYCTRNDLVKMLVGNKIDKENHELDRAEGLKFARKHSMLFIEASAKTRDGVQCAFEELVEKIIQTPGLWQSENHGRGVQLTDEDAGGGTCGGYCSLV, from the exons ATGGAAGAAGATATTCTAACGACactgaaaatattaataataggAGAAAGTGGTGTTGGAAAGTCCAG CCTCCTCTTAAGATTTACAGATGacacatttgacccagagcaagcAGCAACAATAG GAGTTGACTTCAAAGTGAAAACCATTTCTGTGGATGGTAACAAGGCAAAGTTGGCAATATGG gACACTGCAGGACAGGAGCGCTTCCGAACCCTGACACCTAGTTACTACCGGGGGGCCCAGGGAGTCATTCTGG TGTATGATGTCACTCGTCGAGAAACTTTTACCAAGCTCGATAACTGGCTCAATGAGCTGGAGACATACTGTACGAGAAACGACCTTGTGAAAATGCTTGTAGGAAACAAAATTGATAAG GAAAACCACGAACTAGATAGGGCTGAAGGGCTGAAGTTTGCAAGAAAACATTCAATGCTTTTTATAG AGGCGAGTGCAAAGACCAGGGACGGTGTTCAGTGTGCATTTGAGGAGCTGGTGGAGAAGATCATCCAGACTCCTGGCTTATGGCAGAGTGAAAACCACGGCCGAGGAGTCCAGCTCACTGACGAAGATGCAGGGGGTGGAACTTGTGGTGGCTACTGCTCCTTGGTCTga
- the itgb1a gene encoding integrin beta-1a isoform X2 — MNLKLLMMSILLHIIICYSSTSKEGNECINANAKHCGECIQAGAKCGWCKDPDFLKQGETVSTRCDELQSLMKRGCDVALIENPRGEQKTLKNKTVTHRRKGQEKLKPEDITQIQPQKLTLTLRSGEPQSFDLKFKRAEDYPIDLYYLMDLSFSMKDDLENVKNLGTSLMLEMSKITSDFRIGFGSFVEKTVMPYISTTPAKLLNPCTGDQNCTSPFSYKNVLKLTSDGKKFNTLVGQQHISGNLDSPEGGFDAIMQVAVCGEQIGWRNVTRLLVFSTDAGFHFAGDGKLGGIVLPNDGKCHLENNIYTMSHYYDYPSIAHLVQKLSDNNIQTIFAVTEEFQPVYKELKNLIPKSAVGTLSANSSNVINLIIDAYNSLSSEVILENSKLPEGVTIAYISRCKNGVVSEGENGRKCSNISIGDEVMFSISVTSKGCPKQGKPETIKIKPLGFTEEVEITLNFICECECHKEGIKSNQFCHFGNGTYECGACKCNEGRVGRQCECSTNDVATEDMDRTCRKDNGTDICSNNGDCVCGTCECKKRDNPEERYSGQYCECDNFNCDRSGNKLCGGHGRCECRMCICDPMWTGSACDCSMDSSTCMASNQQICNGRGTCECGTCKCTDPKFQGPTCETCPTCPGVCTEHKECVQCRAFGTGEKKDTCERDCSYFNLIKVKDRDKLPQPTDTSYPVMHCKERDANDCWFYYTYAVNNNTEKEVHVVDTLDCPAGPDIIPIVAGVVAGIVLIGLALLLIWKLLMIIHDRREFAKFEKEKMNAKWDTGENPIYKSAVTTVVNPKYEGK; from the exons AAATGCCAAACACTGCGGGGAGTGTATCCAGGCTGGAGCCAAATGTGGCTGGTGCAAAGACCCA GACTTTCTGAAACAGGGTGAGACTGTGTCAACTCGttgtgatgagctgcagtctCTGATGAAACGGGGTTGTGATGTAGCACTGATTGAGAACCCACGTGGAGAACAGAAGACCCTCAAGAATAAAACTGTGACACATCGCAGAAAGGGACAGGAAAAACTAAAACCGGAAGACATCACTCAAATCCAGCCTCAGAAACTCACCCTCACCCTCCGTTCTg GTGAGCCCCAGTCTTTTGATTTGAAGTTCAAACGAGCAGAAGATTATCCCATCGACCTGTACTACTTGATGGACTTGTCGTTCTCAATGAAGGACGATCTGGAGAATGTTAAGAACCTGGGAACCAGCCTGATGCTGGAGATGTCAAAGATCACCTCTGACTTCAGGATAG GTTTTGGTTCCTTTGTGGAGAAGACAGTCATGCCATACATCAGCACCACCCCTGCCAAGCTGCTGAACCCATGCACAGGTGATCAGAACTGCACCAGCCCCTTCAGCTACAAAAATGTTCTCAAACTGACCAGTGATGGAAAGAAGTTCAACACCCTGGTAGGCCAGCAGCATATCTCTGGAAATCTAGACTCTCCGGAGGGGGGCTTTGATGCCATCATGCAAGTGGCTGTGTGTGGG GAGCAGATTGGTTGGAGGAATGTGACTCGTTTGCTAGTGTTCTCCACTGATGCTGGTTTCCACTTTGCTGGTGATGGCAAACTGGGTGGTATTGTACTTCCTAATGATGGAAAATGTCACCTGGAgaacaatatttacacaatgAGCCACTATTAT GACTATCCCTCTATTGCTCACCTGGTTCAGAAACTTAGTGACAACAACATTCAGACTATCTTTGCAGTCACAGAGGAGTTCCAGCCTGTTTACAAA GAATTGAAAAACCTAATACCAAAGTCTGCAGTGGGGACCCTGTCTGCCAACTCAAGCAATGTAATCAACCTTATTATAGATGCTTACAAT TCTCTCTCGTCTGAGGTTATTTTGGAGAACAGCAAACTTCCAGAGGGAGTGACCATAGCGTACATATCCCGTTGTAAGAATGGAGTGGTTAGTGAGGGCGAAAATGGACGGAAATGCTCCAATATCTCCATTGGAGATGAG GTAATGTTTAGCATCAGTGTGACATCAAAGGGCTGTCCAAAACAAGGAAAGCCTGAGACTATTAAGATTAAGCCCCTGGGATTCACAGAGGAGGTGGAGATTACTCTAAATTTcatctgtgagtgtgaatgccaCAAAGAGGGTATCAAAAGCAATCAGTTCTGCCACTTTGGTAACGGTACCTATGAGTGTGGAGCCTGCAA GTGTAATGAAGGACGTGTGGGTAGACAGTGCGAATGCAGCACCAATGACGTAGCTACAGAAGATATGGACCGGACCTGTCGTAAAGACAATGGTACTGACATCTGCAGTAACAACGGAGACTGCGTGTGCGGCACATGTGAATGCAAAAAGAGAGATAACCCCGAGGAGAGGTATAGCGGCCAGTATTGTGAATGTGACAACTTCAACTGTGACCGCTCTGGAAACAAACTGTGTGGAG gACATGGGCGCTGTGAGTGTAGAATGTGTATCTGTGATCCCATGTGGACTGGAAGTGCCTGTGACTGTTCTATGGACAGTAGCACGTGTATGGCCAGCAACCAGCAGATCTGTAATGGCAGAGGAACATGTGAATGTGGCACCTGTAAGTGCACTGACCCTAAATTCCAGGGTCCCACCTGTGAGACTTGCCCCACCTGTCCAGGAGTTTGTACTGAACACAA AGAATGTGTCCAGTGCCGGGCATTTGgaacaggagagaaaaaggatACATGTGAGCGAGACTGCAGCTACTTCAACCTCATTAAAGTGAAGGACAGAGACAAGTTGCCCCAGCCCACTGACACTTCTTACCCTGTGATGCATTGCAAAGAGAGGGACGCCAATGACTGCTGGTTCTACTACACCTACGCTGTGAACAACAACACGGAGAAGGAAGTCCATGTGGTCGACACACTGG ACTGCCCCGCTGGCCCTGACATCATCCCAATAGTGGCAGGTGTGGTCGCTGGTATTGTCCTAATTGGCTTAGCCCTGTTGCTCATCTGGAAGCTGCTCATGATCATTCATGACAGAAGAGAGTTTGCCAAGTTTGAGAAGGAGAAGATGAATGCCAAATGGGATACG gGTGAAAATCCAATCTACAAAAGTGCTGTCACAACTGTGGTCAATcccaaatatgaaggaaaatga